A window of Gasterosteus aculeatus chromosome 9, fGasAcu3.hap1.1, whole genome shotgun sequence contains these coding sequences:
- the atg4da gene encoding cysteine protease atg4da yields the protein MNSVSPSAVQYAGGAMQDELVESRRQRPLERQGSFGPRPARTPDPSREATGEPDEMDKLKAKLMTAWNNVKYGWTVKSKTSFNKISPVTVLGHSYLLNNEDEVERFRLAFVSRIWLTYRREFPQLEGSTWTTDCGWGCMLRSGQMLLAQGLLIHLMPRDWAWPDVQELTEVDFEVFRPRSPARAGGVPIPSFGSPRGSNTPEKSLTGYQAPKCTQRKRPESVRDRQAEPIHHKLLTWFGDLPPAPFGLHQLVEIGKSSGKKAGDWYGPSIVAHILRKAVAKTSVLHNLAVYVAQDCTVYKEDVVHLCDLSLGQTPSDPCSQAWKSIIILVPVRLGGEALNPSYIECVKNILKLDCCIGIIGGKPKHSLYFVGFQDEQLLYLDPHYCQPVVDVSQVDFSPESFHCSSPKKMPFTRMDPSCTIGFYAKNKKDFESLCSAVSVALSSSKEKYPIFTFVEGQGQDYGLDGHSSGSHIGPSAHILPPGTLSTGNNRRSSDEFVFL from the exons ATGAACTCCGTTTCCCCCAGCGCGGTGCAGTACGCAGGGGGGGCGATGCAGGACGAGCTGGTGGAGAGCCGGCGGCAGCGGCCCCTGGAGCGGCAGGGCAGCTTCGGCCCCCGGCCAGCGCGCACTCCAGATCCCAGCAGAGAGGCCACAGGAGAGCCCGACGAGATGGACAAACTGAAAGCCAAACTGATGACAGCATGGAACAACGTCAAATATG GTTGGACTGTTAAGTCTAAAACATCCTTCAACAAGATCTCGCCGGTCACAGTCCTGGGACACTCCTACCTGCTCAACAATGAAG ATGAGGTGGAGCGGTTTCGTTTGGCTTTTGTGTCCAGGATCTGGTTGACCTACAGGAGGGAGTTCCCTCAGCTGGAGGGCTCCACCTGGACTACAGACTGTGGGTGGGGCTGCATGCTGCGCAGTGGACAGATGCTGCTGGCTCAAGGGCTCCTGATCCATCTGATGCCCAGAG ATTGGGCTTGGCCAGATGTTCAGGAGCTAACCGAAGTGGACTTTGAGGTGTTCAGACCACGTTCCCCAGCCCGGGCTGGAGGAGTGCCCATCCCCTCCTTTGGCTCTCCGCGAGGGTCCAACACCCCAGAAAAGTCCCTGACTGGTTATCAGGCGCCAAAATGCACCCAGAGGAAGAGACCGGAGTCCGTGCGTGACAGGCAGGCGGAGCCCATCCACCACAAACTGCTCACCTGGTTCGGGGATCTGCCACCGGCACCGTTCGGGCTTCACCAGCTGGTAGAAATTGGCAAAAGTTCAGGGAAGAAAGCAGGTGACTGGTACGGCCCCTCTATAGTGGCACATATTCTAAG aaaAGCGGTGGCCAAAACCTCTGTGCTCCACAACCTGGCTGTATATGTGGCTCAGGATTGTACAG TGTACAAAGAGGACGTGGTGCATCTATGTGACCTGTCTCTGGGACAGACGCCCTCTGACCCGTGCAGCCAAGCCTGGAAGTCCATCATCATACTGGTGCCTGTGCGGCTGGGAGGGGAGGCCCTCAACCCGTCCTACATCGAATGTGTCAAG AACATCCTGAAGCTGGATTGTTGTATTGGAATCATCGGGGGCAAACCGAAGCACTCCCTTTACTTCGTTGGCTTCCAAG ATGAGCAGCTGCTGTATCTGGACCCTCACTACTGTCAGCCCGTGGTGGATGTTTCTCAGGTCGACTTCTCCCCAGAG TCCTTCCACTGCAGCTCCCCCAAGAAGATGCCCTTCACCCGCATGGATCCCAGCTGCACCATCGGCTTTTATGCCAAAAACAAGAAGGACTTTGAGTCCCTTTGTTCTGCTGTTAGCGTG gcCCTGTCGTCGTCCAAGGAGAAGTACCCCATCTTTACCTTCGTAGAGGGCCAGGGTCAGGACTACGGACTGGACGGTCACAGCAGCGGCAGCCACATTGGCCCCTCAGCCCACATTCTGCCCCCCGGCACCCTGAGCACGGGTAACAACCGAAGAAGCAGTGACGAGTTTGTCTTCCTGTGA